CGCTGTGTCCAGGGGGGTCGCGGCCGTAACAAACGGCCGCTCTCGTGGGGATGCTGAGCCAGGGGTGCAGGGGGACCCTCTGTAATTTATGCTCTATgttgctgtgaacctaaagctaatacaaaaaataaagtctactttttaaaagtgaCCATCCTGTCAGAAAGACAAAATGTCCCAGAGCACAGGGAAGTCCAGTGCACCAGGACCAAGAAGCAGAGTAAGCCGAGTGACACAAGAGGGGgcagcctctgcttcctaggCTTCCCTGTGCTGGAGGCTGGTCATCTGACAGGAACCTCTGCCAAGCCACCTGGACCAGCTGCACATACCTTTGACGCCTGACGCCCTCCAACCTCTACAGACGCCCTCTCACAGGCTCCGCCCTCCTCAGGTTCACAAACACATCCCCCGTCCACCCCGGTGCTGCCTGGCATGGCACCTAAGACCAAGATGAAAAGGGAGGCACCGTATGCGGGTGGACAAATCCACAACACGCTGGCCCTCAAGTTTTCTcagtaacattattattattattttttgagacagagtctggctctgtcacccaggctggagtgcggtggcgcaatctcagctcactgcaacctctgtctcccaggttcaggtcattctcctgcctcagcctcccgagtagctgggactacaggcgcccgtcaccacgcccgtctaattttttgtattttttagtagaaacggggtttcaccacgttagccaggatggtctccatcccctgacctcgtgatccacccgcctcggcctcccaaagtgccgagattacaggcgttagccaccgcgcccggcctctcagtAACATTAtacatttctctctttcccccacgccctccccctccccagaccaaatcttgctctgtcgctcaggctggagtgcaatggctcgatcttgactcactgcaccctccgcctcccgagttcaatcaattctcctgcctcagcctcccaagacggccgccagcacacctggctaacatttgtattttcagtagagacgggggttcagcatgttagccaggctggtctcgaactcctgacctcatgatttgccctccttggcctcccaaagtgctgggattacagcacgaGCCGCTGCGTCTGACATTAAACTTGTCTCTTGATTATGCAGCGACTAAATATGATGTTGGGATAATGGGAAATTAATGCCAAgctttaaaatacagaatatgaAATTTTATATACAGAGTAATCCTTTTTTTGTAAAAAGTATGTAATATATTCAACATTGTAGATTTAGATGTTTTATCTTGGGTGGTAGGATTACACgtgatttttactttcttctctatACTTTATTTACTGGTGTTATGAGTTGAAACGTGTCCCTCAAAAATGATATGTTGAAGTTCTAGCCCCCCAACAACACAGACGATAGCCTTCCtgggaaacagggtctttgccgATGATCAAGGTGAGATCACCAGGGTGGACCCTCACCCCACAGGACTAGTTTCCTTCTAGAAAGGGCGGGTGCGGACACCGGGATGTGCACGCAGGGAGAACGCtgtgtgaagatggaggcagagatcgTGGCGATGCGCCCACAAGCCCAGGCACACCAGAGACTGCCCCCATTCCCCAGAAcctggagaggggcctggagcagatgctccccacccccaccaacagcACCCCAGAAGGAACCGGCCCTGCAGGCAGCTGGTCTCAGAGAACAAATCCTTGCTGCTGGAGCTGCTGGTCTGTGGGGATCTCTCGCGGCGGCCCCAGGAGACTCCACCGAGTTGTGCCCTCTGTCCACGGACCTCTTGAATGGAAACCTGATTTTCCCATAAGGCAACGAATCCGTGTGACTTTCAGAGAAAAGATGAGGACCTACAGTTCACTGCATCAAAGGACAGCCCTTCCAACAAAGGCAGGCGAAATGTGGAGCCAATTATATCTGGGTGCCTACACTTTACTTACACTAGTTCTTTCTAGAAAGAATGAGACTTGTCTCAGTGATATTAATGTACAGTTAACAGGAACTCCTAACCTTAGCAAGCCACAATAAGGTATCTGGGACTGAGCGCTTATTTAAATTAGCAGGTACATCAATTTAAATTTaggcagtggctcagcctgtactGAACACATGAGGAAACCAgggcgggaagatcgcttgacTCCAAGAGTTCAACAGCATCCTGGGAATGATAGGGAGACCCAGCCtctagaaaaacatttaaaaattggctgggtatggtggtgcacgccagtggagtcccagctactcgggaggctgaggtgggaggattggttaaGTCTGGGAGTTCAAGCCTTGAGTGAACTGTGAGGGGGAGCACTGCGGGGTGAGGTAAAGGGGGTGGCTGCGCGGGAGGAGGTGAGGAGATGGCTCTGTGAGGTTAGGAGAGGGGACGGGGAATCTGCCGGGTGAGACAGGGGGTCTCTGTGGGGTGAGGTGAGGTGGGAGCTCTGCGGAATGAGGTGGGGGGGGGGCAGCACCGCGGGATGAGATGGGCGAGGTGGGGCCTGCAGACCCTCCAGGCTCTCCCCGGGGAAGGAGCCCAATTAGGGCCAGCACTGCGCTGCTCCCGACAAAGCAGGGCACCCTAGCCCTTCAGTGGAGACCTCCTTTCCGCCTGGGCTCCAGCTCTAGAGGACGGCCAGTCCCCTCAGCCCCACCATCGAACACCAGGCTCCATGTAGGCACTGCCCCAGGAGGTGCCCAACACCACCAACGTCGCTCAGCTGCGTGGTGGCAGGTGACCTGGAATGCTGCTGTCATCACTGCTCACGGACACGTCATCAACCACTCAGCGTGGCGTGCCCTCGTGCTTTCAGGTAAAACACCACGGAGAGACTTCCTGTCGGCAGGTGGACCCCGCACTCTCTAGGGCCTcatcccctccctctcttctgcTTGACAGGCACAGACAGGAAGCATCTGATGAGCACTCACTGACACCAGCCACGCCGATGCTGTGAGCAATCCTGTGCGGCCTGCTCCCCTCCTGACCGGCCCCTCCTGACCGGCCCCTCCTGACCGGCACCAGCACCACGTGGAAGATCATGGAGAAGCTCATCCGTCCGGATCTCGTCTGAGGACAGGGAGCAGCAGAGCACACGCAGGTGAGGACAGAGCAGGGAACCCAAGTCCCGAGGAAGCTGATGGTAAGCGAGGCCCCATCCTCTGGGAGGGCACCCCTGGGAAGCCCACAGATAAAGCAACTGGACACATGCTCAACTACGACAGGGCAACAGCAgcggcttaaaaaaaaaaaaaaggacacccCCAAACAGACAGAGACTGGAGCCCTGCTGGCTCCCGGAGAAGGGGTTTCAAAACGCTTCTTGAGGTGAGCACGACAGCACGTGCCtttaatcacagctactcaagaggctgaggcaggaagacgacttgagcccaaaagttggAGGCCAatctgggcaacggagcaagctcacctctaaaaaaataaaaataaaaaaattaggcaggtgtggggACATGcgtctggagtcccagctacgtggaaggctgaggaaggggcATCGTTTCAGCCCaagagttgaggctgcagtgagccatgactgcactccagcctggtcaacagagcaagacttgtctcaaaaaagcaaaacaaaaacacatctttATGTTATAGGGCACAAAAAGTAGCAAGATTATAAAACTGAAATAGGGTGAAAGAATGCAAGAGACTCAGAACATGGCAAACTTCCATGTTCCACAACTCCAAACCACAAGCAGCTCTCCGAGCCAACGCCGCACCACGTGAGCTGCTAGCCAGGCACATGTTGGTGAAGAACCAGGAGTCCTCTCAGCACCAACAGACAGTCATGGGCACAGCCCACAGGTGGCTCGACCCGCCAGCCTCAGGCAGCATGGGGCTGAGAGGGGAAGCCCAGTTTGGGCTACTGTGGAGCCCCATTCTAGTCTCTTACCCACCCTCACCAAGGCACTACATCACCAGCAAAGACTCTGAGAACACCAACATCTGTGTAACTAAGGAAAATGGAAGTGCAGGAAGGAACACATTTTTGGAATCAGAAGGCATGAAAAAAATGGCCTTCACTGAAAACACTGAAAAGGCACAACCCTATTATGCCTCCTGCTAGTAAAAAATGTCCTCTGCTTTTAAAGGATTAATACCACAAAACACTATCTTGTTATTCTAGTGTCCTCCAGAAAATGAGCCATCAGTTGGAAGGGTATGGGgtaaagggaagagaaggaaaagctgCCTCTGAAAACACTGCTGACTGGCAAAGTTACCAGCACTCTATCAGGCTAACGCCTGGGTCACGAGAAGACAGACGCGGTCACAACTATGGATCCTGAGGGCGAGAAACTCTGGACGTTCAACCTTCCTACGAGTGCACAGAGGTGAAGCCTGGAGAACAGGGAGGGACAGGCACAGGTGACCATGTGCTCTGGCGACCACGTGCTCAGCCATGCCGACCTCGAGAAGACATTCTGGCGACCACGTGCTCAGCCACGCCTGCCTCGAGAAGACATTCTGGCGACCACGTGCTCAGCCACGCCGACCTCCAGAAGACATTCTGGCGACCACGTGCTCAGCCACGCCGACCTCGAGAAGACATTCTGGCGACCACGTGCTCAGCCACGCCGACCTCCAGAAGACATTCTGGCGACCACGTGCTCAGCCACGCCGACCTCGAGAAGACATTCTGGCGACCACGTGCTCAGCCACGCCTGCCTCGAGAAGACATTCTGGCGACCACGTGCTCAGCCACGCCTGCCTCGAGAAGACATTCTGGCGACCACGTGCTCAGCCACGCCTGCCTCGAGAAGACATTCTGGCGACCACGTGCTCAGCCACGCCGGCCTCGAGAAGACATTCTGGCGACCACGTGCTCAGCCACGCCGACCTCCAGAAGACATTCTGGCGACCACGTCCTCAGCCACGCCTGCCTCGAGAAGACATTCTGGCGACCACGTGCTCAGCCACGCCGACCTCGAGAAGACATTCTGGCGACCACGTGCTCAGCCACGCCTGCCTCGAGAAGACATTCTGGCGACCACGTGCTCAGCCACGCCTGCCTCGAGAAGACATTCTGGCGACCACGTGCTCAGCCACGCCTGCCTCGAGAAGACACCTGAGGACGAAGGCATCATGGATCCAAACGCCACTTGGAGGCTGAATGTACCACACAATAAAAGAATCACCGTAAATCACACTGTTGACTTGCGGTTGGCGATCCTTCCTTTACAGTGCAGTGAACCCGTGGACAAACATCATGTCCACAGACCACCATAAATGTAGTGTGTAGTTTTAAACAAAACTGAAATCAGACTTCCAAAAAGAAACATCTCACAACTTCTCCTCTCCCATTCCGCCAGGGCCATGGCCCACACCACAGCCCGACACCCTGTCACGCTCTCTCACAGGACAATGGCCCGCACCAGTGAAGCTGGTGTCACGgtggggtcaaggctgcagtgagtggagatcacgccactgcactccagcctgggcgacagagcaagactgtgtctcaaaataaacaaataaataaataatcttatgGAAGGAGGTACCACGTATGCGGTCTGTTGTGGAACAAAACGCCGTTACGTGGGGCACGACTGTATTCTGTAGGGCATATTTGCAAAACAGCTCCTCCAGTCATACAGGCTTGTTTTCGAGACAAGTTctggctctgtcacacaggcaggagtgcagtggtacgatcttcgctcactgtagcctcgacctcctgggctcaggcgatcctcccacctcagcttccccaattagctgtgactacaggcacgtgccaccacacctggttcatttattttttttggtagagacagggttctcactatgttgtccaggctggtctcgaactcctgggttgcagcaatcctctcgcctcagactcacaaagtgctgggattataggcctgagccaccgtgccaccTTCACAGGTAACTTTCCTATCGGCCTTCCTGACTGCTGCAGGTAAGGCATGTTCTCACAGGGACAATTCACAAAATGCACCAAAG
This genomic window from Macaca mulatta isolate MMU2019108-1 chromosome 20, T2T-MMU8v2.0, whole genome shotgun sequence contains:
- the LOC144338207 gene encoding uncharacterized protein LOC144338207, coding for MCSGDHVLSHADLEKTFWRPRAQPRLPREDILATTCSATPTSRRHSGDHVLSHADLEKTFWRPRAQPRRPPEDILATTCSATPTSRRHSGDHVLSHACLEKTFWRPRAQPRLPREDILATTCSATPASRRHSGDHVLSHAGLEKTFWRPRAQPRRPPEDILATTSSATPASRRHSGDHVLSHADLEKTFWRPRAQPRLPREDILATTCSATPASRRHSGDHVLSHACLEKTPEDEGIMDPNATWRLNVPHNKRITVNHTVDLRLAILPLQCSEPVDKHHVHRPP